In one window of Rhizobium sp. ACO-34A DNA:
- a CDS encoding saccharopine dehydrogenase, with protein sequence MKDIVVMGAGKIGGAIALMLAASGDYRVTVADRSEAQLAAIEAHPAITTAVVDISDAAALDALLKGRFAVLSAAPFHLTGAIAEAAARTGTHYLDLTEDVATTRKVETLSADANSAFIPQCGLAPGFISIVAHDLAKNFDSLDSVRMRVGALPQYPSNALNYNLTWSTDGLINEYIEPCEAIVEGRLVTVPAMEEREEFSLDGVTYEAFNTSGGLGTLCKTLEGRVRTMNYRTIRYPGHQAIVKALLNDLNLKNRRDVLKDLFENALPATMQDVVVVFVTVCGTKNGRFMQETYANKVYAGVIGGRLMSAIQITTAAGICTVLDLLADGKLPAKGFVRQEEIGFSDFLANRFGRVYDPQATKLARVG encoded by the coding sequence ATGAAAGATATCGTGGTCATGGGTGCGGGCAAGATCGGTGGAGCGATCGCCCTGATGCTGGCGGCAAGCGGCGATTACCGCGTCACCGTCGCAGACAGGAGCGAGGCACAGCTGGCCGCCATCGAAGCCCATCCGGCGATCACGACCGCCGTCGTCGACATTTCCGACGCCGCCGCGCTCGACGCGCTGCTCAAGGGCCGTTTCGCCGTTCTGTCTGCCGCCCCCTTCCATCTGACGGGCGCCATTGCCGAAGCCGCCGCCCGCACCGGCACGCATTATCTCGACCTCACCGAAGACGTCGCCACCACCCGCAAGGTGGAGACCCTGTCTGCCGATGCAAACAGCGCCTTCATTCCCCAGTGCGGCCTCGCTCCGGGCTTCATCTCCATCGTCGCCCATGATCTGGCCAAGAACTTCGACAGCCTCGACAGCGTTCGCATGCGCGTCGGCGCGCTGCCGCAGTACCCGTCCAACGCTCTCAACTACAATCTGACCTGGAGCACAGACGGCCTGATCAACGAATACATCGAGCCCTGCGAAGCCATCGTCGAAGGCCGTCTGGTCACCGTTCCGGCCATGGAAGAACGCGAGGAATTCTCGCTCGACGGCGTGACCTACGAAGCCTTCAACACGTCGGGCGGCCTCGGCACGCTCTGCAAGACGCTGGAAGGCCGGGTGCGCACGATGAACTACCGCACCATCCGCTATCCGGGCCATCAGGCCATCGTGAAGGCTCTGCTGAACGACCTGAACCTCAAGAATCGTCGCGATGTGCTGAAGGACCTGTTCGAAAACGCCCTGCCCGCAACCATGCAGGACGTCGTCGTGGTCTTCGTCACCGTCTGCGGCACGAAGAACGGCCGCTTCATGCAGGAAACCTACGCTAACAAGGTCTATGCCGGCGTTATCGGCGGTCGCCTGATGAGCGCCATCCAGATCACCACCGCCGCCGGCATCTGCACGGTCCTCGACCTGCTCGCCGATGGCAAGCTGCCGGCCAAGGGCTTCGTTCGTCAGGAAGAAATCGGCTTTTCCGATTTCCTCGCGAACCGCTTCGGCCGCGTCTACGACCCGCAGGCAACGAAGCTCGCCCGGGTCGGCTGA
- a CDS encoding acyl-CoA dehydrogenase: MSITGIARRLAPVLAERAASHDENDRFVGENYALLKEAGLVEAGVPVELGGRGAEVRELAEMLRILAHSCGSTALAFSMHTHQVAIPAWRWRHQKVSVVEPLLRRVAAERLILLSSGGSDWIGGSGRAERVEGGYRVTARKVFTSGAEAGAVLMTGAIHEAEDGSRSVIHFGAPMKAPEIKIENTWRSLGMRGTGSNDVSIENLFIPDANVAFSRKAGEWHPVFQIISTIAFPLIYAVYLGVAESARNIAVEMARKRPRSDSVTELAGQVDTTLRAAQIAHRFMLDVVERNAPSADTVNEIMIGRSLVAQYAIKATELAMELASGASFYRVNGLERRFRDVQAARFHPLQSGPQARYAGAMALGQPVDRIF; encoded by the coding sequence ATGAGCATTACCGGGATCGCACGGCGGCTTGCGCCGGTTCTGGCGGAGCGCGCGGCCTCACATGATGAAAACGACCGCTTCGTCGGCGAGAACTATGCGCTCCTCAAGGAGGCCGGATTGGTCGAGGCCGGCGTGCCGGTCGAACTCGGAGGGCGTGGGGCCGAGGTCCGGGAGCTCGCGGAAATGCTGCGCATCCTCGCGCATTCCTGCGGTTCGACGGCGCTCGCCTTTTCGATGCACACCCATCAGGTCGCGATCCCGGCATGGCGCTGGCGTCACCAGAAGGTTTCCGTGGTCGAGCCGCTTTTGCGGCGGGTGGCGGCGGAACGCCTGATCCTGCTCTCCAGCGGCGGGTCCGACTGGATCGGTGGTTCGGGCCGGGCCGAACGGGTCGAGGGCGGATACCGCGTCACGGCGCGCAAGGTGTTCACCTCCGGCGCCGAGGCGGGTGCGGTATTGATGACAGGGGCGATCCACGAGGCGGAGGACGGGTCGCGTTCCGTCATCCATTTCGGCGCACCGATGAAGGCGCCGGAAATCAAGATCGAGAACACATGGCGAAGCCTTGGCATGCGCGGCACGGGATCGAACGACGTTTCCATCGAGAACCTGTTTATTCCCGACGCTAACGTTGCCTTCTCCCGCAAGGCGGGCGAGTGGCATCCGGTTTTCCAGATCATCTCGACCATCGCCTTTCCGCTGATCTATGCCGTTTACCTCGGCGTTGCCGAAAGCGCGCGGAATATCGCGGTGGAAATGGCGCGGAAGCGGCCGCGGAGCGACAGCGTCACCGAACTCGCCGGTCAGGTCGATACGACGCTGAGGGCCGCGCAGATTGCGCATCGCTTCATGCTGGATGTCGTGGAGCGTAACGCGCCATCGGCGGATACCGTGAACGAGATCATGATCGGCCGCTCGCTGGTGGCGCAATACGCGATCAAGGCGACGGAACTTGCGATGGAGCTTGCCAGCGGAGCGTCCTTCTACCGGGTGAACGGGCTGGAACGGCGTTTCCGCGACGTGCAGGCCGCGCGGTTCCATCCGCTGCAGTCCGGGCCGCAGGCTCGCTACGCAGGCGCTATGGCGCTTGGTCAGCCGGTCGACCGGATTTTCTGA
- a CDS encoding flavin reductase: MPNASDRTSFDFTALSARERYKLMIGTIIPRPIALVTTVDENGHFNAAPFSFFNCLSADPPILAIGVENNPDMSFKDTGHNIRMTEVFTVNIVSFAIAEGMHVCGSKYPRGVDELKEAGLTAMPGAKVASPWIKEAPAAFECRRHVTLELGKSRQIIMGEIVYAHYQEGLVDDHLHVDPAGVDAIARLGGDTCSTIRDRFDMLTPKL; this comes from the coding sequence ATGCCAAACGCATCCGACAGGACGAGCTTCGATTTCACCGCCCTTTCGGCGCGCGAGCGCTACAAGCTGATGATCGGCACGATCATTCCGCGTCCGATTGCGCTGGTCACCACCGTCGACGAGAACGGGCACTTCAATGCCGCGCCGTTCAGCTTCTTCAACTGCCTTTCGGCCGATCCGCCGATCCTCGCCATCGGCGTGGAGAACAACCCGGACATGTCGTTCAAGGATACCGGCCACAACATCCGCATGACCGAGGTCTTCACGGTCAACATCGTCTCCTTCGCGATCGCCGAGGGGATGCATGTCTGCGGCTCGAAATATCCGCGCGGCGTCGATGAACTGAAGGAAGCGGGACTGACGGCCATGCCCGGCGCCAAAGTCGCCTCACCGTGGATCAAGGAGGCTCCGGCGGCCTTCGAATGCCGCCGGCATGTCACCCTGGAACTTGGGAAATCCCGCCAGATCATCATGGGCGAGATCGTCTATGCGCATTATCAGGAAGGCCTGGTGGACGACCACCTGCACGTCGATCCCGCGGGCGTCGACGCAATCGCCCGCCTCGGAGGCGATACCTGCTCGACCATCCGCGACCGCTTCGACATGCTGACACCGAAGCTCTGA
- a CDS encoding AsnC family transcriptional regulator, whose amino-acid sequence MQLTDKDRELISLLGENARMPVATLARRLGLSRTTVQARLERLEEGQVITGYGVRLSDSYVRDLIRAHVLITIAPKSLSAVTNELAAIREVTALHSVNGPYDLIAIIASPSIAELDRLIDRIGELAGVERTLSSIILSTRISR is encoded by the coding sequence ATGCAACTGACCGACAAGGACCGCGAACTGATTTCCCTGCTCGGGGAGAATGCCCGCATGCCGGTCGCCACGCTTGCGCGGCGACTGGGGCTTTCGCGCACAACGGTGCAGGCGCGATTGGAGCGGTTGGAGGAAGGGCAGGTGATCACCGGCTACGGCGTCAGGCTGTCGGACAGCTATGTCCGGGACCTGATCCGGGCGCATGTGCTGATTACCATTGCGCCGAAGTCGCTTTCGGCCGTTACCAACGAGCTTGCGGCGATCCGCGAGGTGACGGCGCTGCATTCGGTCAATGGTCCTTATGACCTGATCGCCATCATCGCGTCTCCGTCCATCGCCGAACTCGACCGGCTGATCGACCGTATCGGCGAACTCGCGGGGGTGGAGCGGACGCTATCCTCCATCATCCTGTCGACGCGTATCTCGCGGTAG
- a CDS encoding dehydrogenase has protein sequence MAEFPTKAKVVIIGLGGIVGASVAHHLIERGWDDIVGIDKSGIPTDIGSTAHASDFCFMTSHDFLSVWTSLYSLEFYEKMGHYARVGGIEVVRAGDDKWMEEVKRKVTSGKAFGTRASLISASEVKEKFPLVEEEVVAGALWDPDAGLVIPRSQTVAGKLVDAAEKSGKLQMFGNTPAQSLIVENGRIKGVVTHRGTIMADHVIVCAGLWGRMIAGMVGEDLPVMPVDHALTFFGPFNEFEGTGKEIGYPLLRDQGNSAYMRDTGDPKTTEGGQLEWGYYNTENPRMCHPRDLLEKEQARLSPSQRDLDLEADGLMDGLERAIELTPILGELGYNESHSFNGLLQVSAAGGASCGESQKVRGLWYCVGIWVKDAPGYGKLLADWITDGRTEVDHSSIDFSRFYPHQMQEDFILGRCSEAACKIYFPAVHPREPYATGRNIKRSPFYEREVELGGYFMELGGWERAHGYKANEHLLEKYGDKVPVREAEWDNRHFWRVSNAEHLAMSDDCGIVNLSHFHMVDIEGPDHVELLEWLCAAKVGGDANIGKGIYTHFLDDEGMVRADFTVFRMADRCRLVNGADAGPRDFYYMKRVAEDRGLDVTITDVSEKFITIGIWGPNARDTLKKVVADPAGLDVENFPFAAIKPIEIAGKSVSAFRISYVGEQGWELHMKYEDGLAVWDALRATGVMAFGVETYANSRRMEKSLRLQNADLTTQYNLIESDLARPKVKEADFRGKAKHLEYKAREQQPAMLCTLVMTENTDANGVKRYPVGAMPVLDPATGKTLVDSLGRISYTTSVAYGPTIGKNIALAYLPQEYCQVGRKLNVEYFCETYPVEVVAVGYKPLYDPENLKPRS, from the coding sequence ATGGCAGAGTTTCCGACAAAGGCTAAAGTCGTCATCATCGGGCTGGGCGGTATCGTGGGCGCGTCAGTCGCCCATCACCTTATCGAACGCGGCTGGGACGACATCGTCGGCATCGACAAGTCGGGTATTCCAACCGATATCGGTTCCACGGCGCATGCCTCCGACTTCTGTTTCATGACCAGCCACGACTTCCTGTCGGTCTGGACCTCGCTCTACTCGCTCGAATTCTACGAGAAGATGGGCCATTACGCCCGCGTCGGCGGCATTGAAGTGGTTCGTGCTGGCGACGACAAGTGGATGGAAGAGGTCAAGCGCAAGGTGACCTCCGGCAAGGCCTTCGGCACGCGCGCCAGCCTGATCAGCGCCAGCGAAGTCAAGGAGAAGTTTCCGCTGGTCGAGGAAGAGGTGGTTGCAGGCGCTCTCTGGGATCCCGATGCAGGTCTCGTCATTCCGCGTTCGCAGACGGTTGCCGGCAAGTTGGTCGATGCGGCCGAAAAGTCCGGCAAGCTGCAGATGTTCGGCAATACGCCGGCACAGTCGCTGATCGTCGAGAATGGCCGCATCAAGGGCGTCGTCACCCATCGCGGCACGATCATGGCGGATCACGTCATCGTCTGCGCCGGCCTCTGGGGCCGCATGATCGCGGGCATGGTCGGTGAAGACCTGCCGGTCATGCCGGTCGACCACGCGCTCACCTTCTTTGGTCCGTTCAACGAGTTCGAAGGCACCGGCAAGGAAATCGGCTATCCGCTGCTGCGCGACCAGGGCAACTCCGCCTATATGCGCGACACCGGCGACCCGAAGACCACCGAGGGCGGCCAGCTCGAATGGGGTTACTACAACACCGAAAACCCGCGCATGTGCCATCCGCGCGATCTGCTCGAGAAGGAACAGGCCCGCCTGTCGCCTTCGCAGCGTGACCTCGATCTCGAGGCCGACGGCCTGATGGACGGTCTGGAGCGCGCCATCGAACTGACGCCGATCCTCGGCGAGCTCGGATACAACGAGAGCCATTCGTTCAACGGCCTGCTGCAGGTATCCGCTGCCGGCGGCGCTTCCTGCGGCGAGAGCCAGAAGGTGCGCGGTCTCTGGTACTGCGTCGGCATCTGGGTCAAGGACGCGCCGGGCTACGGTAAGCTTCTTGCCGACTGGATCACCGACGGCCGCACCGAAGTCGACCATTCCTCGATCGATTTCTCTCGTTTCTATCCGCACCAGATGCAGGAAGACTTCATCCTCGGCCGTTGCTCCGAGGCTGCCTGCAAGATCTACTTCCCGGCCGTTCACCCGCGCGAGCCCTATGCCACAGGCCGCAACATCAAGCGCTCGCCTTTCTACGAGCGCGAAGTGGAGCTTGGCGGCTATTTCATGGAGCTCGGCGGCTGGGAGCGTGCCCATGGCTACAAGGCCAACGAGCATCTTCTGGAGAAGTACGGCGACAAGGTTCCGGTTCGCGAGGCTGAGTGGGACAACCGTCACTTCTGGCGTGTCTCGAATGCCGAACACCTCGCCATGAGCGACGATTGCGGCATCGTCAACCTCTCGCATTTCCACATGGTGGACATCGAAGGGCCTGACCATGTCGAGCTGCTGGAATGGCTCTGCGCCGCGAAGGTCGGTGGCGACGCCAATATCGGCAAGGGCATCTACACCCACTTCCTCGACGACGAGGGCATGGTGCGCGCCGACTTCACCGTGTTCCGCATGGCGGATCGCTGCCGTCTGGTGAATGGTGCCGATGCCGGTCCGCGCGACTTCTATTACATGAAGCGCGTGGCCGAGGATCGTGGTCTCGACGTCACCATCACCGACGTGTCGGAAAAGTTCATCACCATCGGCATATGGGGTCCGAATGCCCGAGATACGCTGAAGAAGGTGGTTGCCGATCCGGCAGGCCTTGATGTGGAGAACTTCCCCTTCGCCGCCATCAAGCCGATCGAGATCGCCGGCAAGTCCGTATCTGCCTTCCGCATTTCCTATGTCGGCGAGCAGGGCTGGGAACTGCATATGAAGTATGAGGATGGCCTCGCCGTCTGGGATGCGCTGCGCGCAACCGGCGTGATGGCCTTCGGCGTCGAGACCTATGCCAACTCGCGCCGCATGGAAAAGAGCCTGCGCCTGCAGAACGCCGACCTCACGACCCAGTATAACCTGATCGAATCCGATCTCGCCCGTCCGAAGGTCAAGGAAGCCGATTTCCGCGGCAAGGCCAAGCATCTGGAGTACAAGGCCCGCGAGCAGCAGCCGGCCATGCTCTGCACGCTGGTGATGACCGAAAACACCGATGCCAACGGCGTGAAGCGTTATCCGGTCGGCGCAATGCCGGTGCTAGATCCGGCAACGGGCAAGACGCTGGTCGACAGCCTCGGCCGCATCTCCTACACGACCTCGGTCGCCTATGGCCCGACCATCGGCAAGAACATCGCGCTCGCCTACCTGCCGCAGGAATACTGCCAGGTCGGCCGCAAGCTGAATGTCGAATACTTCTGCGAGACCTACCCGGTTGAAGTCGTCGCCGTCGGCTACAAGCCGCTCTACGACCCCGAAAACCTCAAGCCGCGCAGCTAA
- a CDS encoding ATP-dependent Clp protease proteolytic subunit (hydrolyzes proteins to small peptides; with the ATPase subunits ClpA or ClpX, ClpP degrades specific substrates): MNEDEDDKSKELPLGKETEANLFKSRSIFIFGGITQELAQKVCTQLVALAAASDEDIRVYVSSPGGHVESGDAIHDMIKFIKPKVWIIATGWAASAGSLIFVSVPKEQRLCLPNTRFLMHQPSGGTRGMASDIEIQAREIIKMNQRLIKIYSKATGQTEEKIAKDIDRDYWLSAEEAVAYGLVGKIIESQSDIG; encoded by the coding sequence ATGAACGAAGACGAAGACGACAAGAGCAAGGAACTGCCGCTCGGCAAGGAAACGGAAGCGAATCTTTTCAAGTCGCGTTCGATCTTCATTTTTGGCGGGATCACACAGGAACTGGCGCAGAAGGTCTGCACCCAGCTCGTGGCTCTGGCTGCTGCCAGCGACGAAGACATCCGCGTTTATGTCAGCTCGCCGGGCGGTCATGTGGAATCGGGTGACGCGATCCACGACATGATCAAGTTCATCAAGCCGAAGGTGTGGATCATTGCGACGGGCTGGGCTGCGTCCGCCGGTTCGCTGATCTTCGTGTCGGTTCCGAAGGAACAGCGCCTTTGCCTGCCGAACACGCGCTTCCTGATGCATCAGCCCTCGGGCGGTACCCGCGGCATGGCATCCGATATCGAGATCCAGGCTCGCGAAATCATCAAGATGAACCAGCGCCTGATCAAGATCTATTCCAAGGCCACCGGCCAGACGGAAGAGAAGATCGCCAAGGATATCGATCGCGACTACTGGCTGTCGGCTGAAGAAGCCGTTGCCTACGGTCTCGTCGGCAAGATCATCGAAAGCCAGTCCGACATCGGCTGA
- a CDS encoding transcriptional regulator, producing MQEHGGYGQFCPVSMASEILCSRWMTLVVRELLCGSTRFNELRKGVPKMSPTLLSKRLKELEQAGVIVIDRLPNGTTEYHLSASGEELRPLIMGLGIWAQRWIESRLSLKNLDPSLLMWDMRRNLDLSHLPRRRCTIQFLYPELSATQKSWWLLIDNGATDVCNFDPGYELDLLVKSSLRSMTAIWMGLTTVRRETENGDLSIEGDPFLARNMQDWLGLSKFAPVARMVQ from the coding sequence ATGCAGGAACATGGTGGGTATGGGCAGTTCTGCCCGGTGTCGATGGCTTCGGAAATTCTCTGCTCCCGCTGGATGACACTCGTCGTCCGAGAGCTTCTATGCGGCTCCACGCGCTTCAACGAGTTGCGCAAGGGCGTGCCGAAGATGTCCCCGACCCTGCTCTCCAAGCGCCTGAAGGAGCTGGAACAGGCAGGCGTCATCGTCATCGACCGCCTGCCCAACGGCACCACGGAATATCACCTCTCGGCATCGGGCGAGGAACTACGCCCCCTCATCATGGGCCTCGGCATCTGGGCACAGCGATGGATCGAATCCCGGCTCTCGCTGAAGAACCTCGACCCGTCGCTGCTGATGTGGGACATGCGCCGCAATCTGGACCTCAGCCACCTGCCCCGCCGGCGCTGCACGATACAGTTTCTGTACCCCGAACTTTCGGCCACCCAGAAAAGCTGGTGGCTGCTCATCGACAACGGCGCGACGGACGTCTGCAATTTCGACCCGGGCTACGAACTCGACCTGCTCGTCAAAAGCTCGCTGCGCTCGATGACAGCCATATGGATGGGCCTGACCACCGTTCGCCGGGAAACCGAAAACGGCGATCTCAGCATCGAGGGCGACCCTTTCCTCGCCCGCAACATGCAGGACTGGCTCGGCCTCAGCAAATTCGCCCCGGTCGCGCGCATGGTGCAGTAG